The Streptomyces sp. NBC_01775 genome includes a region encoding these proteins:
- the lipB gene encoding lipoyl(octanoyl) transferase LipB: MGQPLASSQPESELRFVHLGFGADAVEYLEAWDEQRRVHAARFADEIPDTCLLLEHPPVYTAGRRTTDDERPLDGTPVVDVDRGGKITWHGPGQLVGYPILKLPRPVDVVAHVRRLEEAMIRACADLGLETTRVEGRSGVWVLGDPVDERPALPGLSLDFDPRLNQEDYDPRLMGPEYAPSNAGQRGEDRKLAQIGIRVAKGVTMHGFSLNCNPDNTGFDRIVPCGIRDAGVTSLSNELGRNVPVAEVLPVMEKHLRQVLESANPMPRTESTDTASRTGSVGSVSPTGSADPEPRAV, translated from the coding sequence ATGGGGCAACCCCTGGCGAGCAGCCAGCCTGAAAGTGAACTTCGGTTCGTCCACCTGGGGTTCGGCGCCGACGCCGTCGAATATCTGGAGGCGTGGGACGAGCAGCGCCGGGTGCACGCGGCGCGCTTCGCCGACGAGATCCCCGACACCTGTCTGCTGCTGGAGCACCCCCCGGTCTATACCGCCGGCCGGCGCACCACCGATGACGAGCGCCCGCTTGACGGCACTCCTGTCGTCGACGTGGACCGCGGCGGCAAGATCACCTGGCACGGCCCCGGTCAGCTCGTCGGCTACCCGATCCTGAAGCTGCCGCGTCCCGTGGACGTCGTGGCGCACGTCCGCCGCCTGGAAGAGGCCATGATCCGCGCGTGCGCCGACCTCGGCCTGGAGACGACCCGGGTGGAGGGCCGCAGCGGAGTGTGGGTGCTGGGCGACCCGGTGGACGAGCGCCCGGCGCTCCCCGGCCTCTCCCTGGACTTCGACCCGCGCCTCAACCAGGAGGACTACGACCCCCGCCTGATGGGTCCCGAGTACGCGCCCTCCAACGCGGGGCAGCGCGGCGAGGACCGCAAGCTCGCCCAGATCGGCATCCGTGTCGCCAAGGGCGTGACCATGCACGGCTTCTCGTTGAACTGCAACCCCGACAACACCGGTTTCGACCGGATTGTCCCCTGCGGTATCCGTGACGCGGGCGTCACCTCGCTCTCCAACGAGCTGGGCAGGAATGTTCCGGTCGCCGAGGTGCTTCCGGTAATGGAGAAACACCTGCGCCAGGTCCTGGAGTCCGCGAACCCCATGCCGCGCACGGAGTCGACGGACACCGCGTCACGCACGGGGTCCGTCGGCTCCGTGTCACCCACGGGGTCGGCCGACCCCGAGCCGCGTGCGGTCTGA
- a CDS encoding regulator — MTMERPGGSVSDATQSSQQRIPNRQLAALIAEAGFSNAGLARRVDQLGLEHGLDLRYDKTSVTRWLRGQQPRGTTPALIAEVFTRRLGRRLTAQDLGLDACAPVYAGLEFAATPAEAVDIVSGLWRKDSGSHAELRKIAFTPAGLVVPSRDWLIGRADERVARGPEPDGPSGHPPGLGHPPGPGQTPVGAGAGTGPGHGHGHGHAAGHGHGPGQPHGQGPALVHSGGVRVPAQTRVAGPGMVARPALSAARLDRVERGPGQRVSGGDVAALRSVCELFRALDHAYGGGHARQALVRYLEHEAEPMLRGVYGEQLGRRLFGAAADLTRLAGWTSYDIAAHGLAQRYFVQALRLTQAAGDRAFGSYVLVTMSRQAVYLGHGREAVQLARVAQQGVGASAAPVVQALLHAAEARGHGVLGEVRACTASLARAERALESARPGEDVPQWARFFDEAQLADEFGHCHRDLQQYRAAAQHAERSLQLRGAGFARSRLFCRVVLASARLGLGEIEQACALGVEAAHQAAEMRSVRAHEYVRDFERRLEPYRDAAPVRQYREKVSALV; from the coding sequence ATGACGATGGAACGACCTGGGGGTTCCGTGAGCGACGCGACCCAGTCATCCCAGCAGCGCATCCCCAACCGCCAGCTCGCCGCGCTGATCGCCGAGGCGGGCTTCTCCAACGCCGGACTCGCCAGGCGGGTGGATCAGCTCGGCCTGGAACACGGTCTTGACCTGCGCTACGACAAAACCTCGGTGACCCGCTGGCTGCGCGGACAGCAGCCGAGGGGCACGACCCCCGCGCTGATCGCCGAGGTCTTCACCCGCCGGCTCGGCCGGCGGCTGACCGCCCAGGACCTCGGCCTGGACGCGTGCGCCCCGGTGTACGCGGGCCTTGAGTTCGCCGCGACCCCCGCCGAGGCGGTGGACATCGTCAGCGGCCTGTGGCGCAAGGACTCGGGCAGCCACGCCGAGCTGCGGAAGATCGCCTTCACCCCGGCGGGGCTCGTGGTTCCCAGCCGCGACTGGCTGATCGGCAGAGCCGATGAGCGGGTGGCGCGCGGTCCGGAACCCGACGGCCCCTCGGGTCATCCACCGGGGCTCGGTCACCCGCCGGGGCCCGGGCAGACGCCGGTGGGCGCGGGCGCCGGCACAGGTCCCGGCCACGGACATGGACACGGACACGCCGCAGGCCACGGCCACGGGCCGGGCCAGCCGCACGGGCAAGGCCCCGCGCTGGTGCACAGCGGCGGGGTGCGGGTGCCCGCGCAGACGCGGGTGGCGGGCCCCGGCATGGTGGCCCGGCCCGCGCTGTCGGCCGCGCGGCTCGACCGGGTCGAGCGTGGCCCGGGCCAGCGGGTCTCCGGCGGTGACGTGGCGGCGCTGCGCTCGGTCTGCGAGCTGTTCCGCGCGCTCGACCACGCCTACGGCGGCGGCCACGCCAGGCAGGCCCTGGTGCGGTATCTGGAGCACGAGGCCGAACCGATGCTGCGCGGCGTCTACGGCGAGCAGCTCGGGCGCCGGCTCTTCGGCGCCGCCGCCGACCTGACACGGCTGGCGGGCTGGACGTCGTACGACATCGCCGCGCACGGGCTCGCCCAGCGCTACTTCGTCCAGGCCCTACGGCTGACCCAGGCGGCCGGCGACCGCGCTTTCGGCAGCTACGTCCTCGTGACGATGAGCAGGCAGGCCGTCTACCTGGGGCACGGCCGCGAGGCGGTACAGCTCGCGCGGGTCGCGCAGCAGGGCGTGGGCGCCTCGGCGGCGCCCGTCGTCCAGGCGCTGCTGCACGCCGCCGAGGCGCGGGGCCACGGGGTGCTCGGCGAGGTACGGGCCTGCACCGCCTCGCTCGCACGGGCCGAGCGGGCGCTGGAGAGCGCACGGCCCGGGGAGGACGTCCCGCAGTGGGCACGCTTCTTCGACGAGGCGCAGCTCGCCGACGAGTTCGGCCACTGCCACCGCGACCTCCAGCAGTACCGCGCGGCGGCGCAGCACGCCGAGCGGTCGCTCCAGCTGCGGGGCGCGGGGTTCGCGCGCAGCAGGCTCTTTTGCCGGGTGGTGCTCGCCTCGGCCCGGCTGGGGCTGGGAGAGATCGAGCAGGCCTGCGCGCTGGGCGTCGAGGCGGCGCACCAGGCGGCGGAGATGCGCTCGGTGCGGGCGCACGAGTATGTACGGGACTTCGAGCGACGGCTGGAGCCCTACCGCGACGCGGCGCCGGTGCGGCAGTACCGGGAGAAGGTGTCGGCGCTCGTGTGA
- a CDS encoding DUF4191 domain-containing protein — protein MARKDNNTENPGRLKQIAQTYKMTRRVDRKIGWILAGVGLVTFGVLLAIGFLIGHPVYLGILGVLLALLACAIVFGRRAERAAFGQMEGQVGAAAAVLENFKRGWQVTPAVAMNRSQDVVHRAVGKAGIVLVGEGNPNRLRGLLASEKKKMARIVGDVPVHVLVVGDEEGQVELKKLRTRMMKLPRVLQGAQVTQVNDRLRALGDLMSNMPIPKGPMPKGMKLPKGPNGR, from the coding sequence ATGGCGAGGAAGGACAACAACACCGAGAACCCTGGGCGGCTCAAGCAGATCGCTCAGACGTACAAGATGACCCGGCGCGTGGACCGGAAGATCGGTTGGATCCTGGCCGGCGTGGGGCTCGTCACCTTCGGTGTACTCCTCGCGATCGGCTTCCTGATCGGCCACCCGGTCTACCTGGGCATTCTGGGCGTACTCCTGGCACTGCTCGCGTGCGCGATCGTCTTCGGCCGCCGCGCCGAGCGGGCGGCCTTCGGGCAGATGGAGGGCCAGGTGGGAGCGGCGGCGGCCGTGCTGGAGAACTTCAAGCGGGGCTGGCAAGTCACCCCGGCCGTGGCGATGAACCGCAGCCAGGACGTCGTCCACCGGGCGGTCGGCAAGGCGGGCATCGTGCTGGTCGGCGAGGGCAACCCCAACCGGCTGCGGGGCCTGCTGGCCTCGGAGAAGAAGAAGATGGCGCGCATCGTCGGCGACGTACCTGTCCACGTGCTGGTCGTCGGCGACGAGGAGGGCCAGGTCGAGCTGAAGAAGCTGCGCACCCGCATGATGAAGCTCCCCAGGGTGCTCCAGGGCGCGCAGGTGACCCAGGTCAACGACCGGCTGCGCGCACTCGGCGACCTGATGAGCAACATGCCCATCCCGAAGGGCCCGATGCCCAAGGGGATGAAGCTGCCGAAGGGGCCGAACGGCCGCTGA
- a CDS encoding RDD family protein produces MDNREAIGSWLSGPRAAAEDMGADFGYRGKRLGLPEEGPGSVASIGRRFGAIFIDWALSALIGFALADRRIEATNNWALAVFLVMSLLTVGTVGSTPGKRLLGLRVVSLNGLGKLPVWRTLVRTVLLGLAIPALIWDRDNRGLHDQLSGAVQVRI; encoded by the coding sequence GTGGACAACAGGGAAGCAATCGGATCGTGGCTGTCCGGTCCCCGCGCTGCCGCGGAGGACATGGGAGCCGACTTCGGCTACCGCGGAAAGCGGCTCGGACTTCCCGAAGAGGGGCCCGGATCCGTCGCGTCGATCGGACGCAGGTTCGGCGCGATCTTCATCGACTGGGCGCTCTCGGCCCTGATCGGCTTCGCGCTGGCCGACCGCCGGATCGAGGCCACCAACAACTGGGCCTTGGCCGTCTTCTTGGTGATGAGCCTGCTGACCGTCGGAACGGTCGGCTCCACCCCCGGCAAGCGGCTGCTCGGCCTCCGCGTCGTCTCGCTGAACGGGCTCGGCAAGCTGCCGGTGTGGCGCACGCTGGTCCGCACCGTCCTGCTGGGGCTCGCCATCCCCGCGCTCATCTGGGACCGCGACAACCGCGGCCTGCACGACCAGCTCTCCGGCGCCGTCCAGGTGCGGATCTGA
- the lipA gene encoding lipoyl synthase, whose product MSAVAPDGRKMLRLEVRNSQTPIERKPEWIKTRAKMGPEYNALQSLVKSEGLHTVCQEAGCPNIFECWEDREATFLIGGEQCTRRCDFCQIDTGKPAELDRDEPRRVAESVRTMELRYATITGVARDDLDDGGAWLYAETVRQIHALMPDTGVELLIPDFNAEPDQLAEVFSSRPEVLAHNVETVPRIFKRIRPGFRYERSLDVLTKAREAGLVVKSNLILGLGETREEISEALQNLHDAGCELITITQYLRPTPRHHPVERWVKPQEFVELKEEADEIGYAGVMSGPLVRSSYRAGRLYQQAIDARQGTTSAEDATSAA is encoded by the coding sequence GTGTCCGCTGTCGCACCCGACGGTCGCAAGATGCTCCGCCTGGAGGTCCGCAACAGCCAGACCCCCATCGAGCGCAAGCCCGAGTGGATCAAGACCCGGGCGAAAATGGGCCCCGAGTACAACGCCCTCCAGAGCCTGGTCAAGAGCGAGGGGCTGCACACGGTCTGCCAGGAGGCCGGCTGTCCGAACATCTTCGAGTGCTGGGAAGACCGCGAGGCGACCTTCCTGATCGGCGGCGAGCAGTGCACCAGGCGCTGCGACTTCTGCCAGATCGACACCGGCAAACCCGCCGAGCTGGACCGCGACGAGCCCCGCCGTGTCGCCGAGTCGGTCCGCACGATGGAGCTGCGCTACGCCACCATCACCGGCGTGGCCCGCGACGACCTGGACGACGGCGGCGCCTGGCTCTACGCCGAGACGGTCCGCCAGATCCACGCCTTGATGCCCGACACCGGCGTCGAGCTGCTCATCCCCGATTTCAACGCCGAGCCCGACCAGCTCGCCGAGGTCTTCTCCTCGCGCCCCGAGGTGCTGGCGCACAACGTCGAGACCGTGCCGCGCATCTTCAAGCGCATCCGCCCCGGCTTCCGCTACGAGCGCTCCCTCGACGTCCTCACCAAGGCCCGTGAGGCCGGTCTCGTCGTCAAGTCCAACCTCATCCTCGGCCTGGGGGAGACCCGCGAAGAGATCAGCGAGGCCCTCCAGAACCTGCACGACGCGGGCTGCGAGCTGATCACCATCACCCAGTACCTGCGCCCCACGCCCCGTCACCACCCGGTCGAGCGCTGGGTCAAGCCGCAGGAGTTCGTGGAGCTGAAGGAGGAGGCCGACGAGATCGGCTACGCGGGCGTGATGTCCGGCCCTCTGGTCCGCTCCTCGTACCGCGCGGGCCGCCTCTACCAGCAGGCGATCGACGCCCGCCAGGGCACGACCTCGGCGGAGGACGCGACCTCCGCGGCGTAG